DNA sequence from the Butyricimonas faecalis genome:
GGTAAACCGGTGGACATCGCCATCGACATAACCAGTTTTGCCGGTTCGGACGGCAATTCCGTGGACCCGTTCGGTGAGGAGTTTGAAATCTATATCGATGCACCCATGCTGGCATTGGGCAGCAATGCCGGTTTGGACGATAAACTCTACGAGGCAAGTTCGGGACGATTTGTCTATAAGGTGGATTCCGACCGCGAGACGGAACGGAGTTATTTCTCTGGTTCGAAAGTCATTAATGAGGATAATACCCCCGGTGAAAACGTGAACCAGTCGGGAGAACGCAAGACCTTGCACTTCACCACGAAGAGCATCGTGAGCGCGGGCGACATCGTCATCTCTTCCAACGAGGAAAAGGTCGTGTTCTACTCCAAGACCTTCCGCGTGACGAACAAGTCGATGGGCGGGAACATCTACTACGAAGATGAATCCGGCAGCCTGCAACCGATCCCTTCCAGTGCGTTTGTCGCGTTCGAGCGTGTCAGCAACAGCAGCCGTATCGGTGCCGTCACCGTGACTGCCGATGGTCGGTACGAACTGCGTCTGCGCAAGGAGTACACCTTCGACTGGTACACCAATCCGGTACAGTTCCATTACAAACTGAACGGCAAGGTTTACCACTGCACATACGAAAGTTTGTCTGAGTTGTTTAAAAGTCAGGATGACGTGATACTCACATTGGGGAACTGACAGGTTGAATAATACAAACGGAAACTCCGGCCGCTTCCACGTCCGGAGTTTTTCATAACACGATACGAAACATGAAAATTTTGAACCTTACCTTTTTCGCGTGTCTCTTCTGTGCAGGAATCGTATCCTGCGCGTATGCCCAAAAGCAACAGGAGAAGACAAGGGAATTTCGTTTGCCCGACATGCCCGTTACGCTGACGGCACCCGGCGACCGTGCCGCCTACCTTTCCCTTCACTACTGGGACCACTTCGACTTTGCCGATACGTCACTCATATCCCGCCCCGAAATCACCGAGCAGGCGTTTGTGGACTTCATCAGCATACTGCCCTATACTCCCAAGGCGCAGGAAGCGGTCGATACCCTTTTCCGCCGCGCCCTGGCCGACAGGGAAATGCTCTATCATTTCATCTCGCTGGGCGACAAGTACCTGTACGAACCCAATTCTCCCATGCACGACGAGGAACTGCATATCCTCTTTCTGCGTGCCTTGGTCAATCATCCCGGACTGGAAGAGACGGACAGGATACGTCCCCGCCACCTGTTGGAAATGGCGTTGAAAAACCGCCCGGGAGACGTGGCAACTGATTTCACCGTTGTTTGCCGCGACGGCAGAAGCAGAAGGCTTTCCGACATAAAGGCCGGTTACGTGCTCGTCTATTTCAACGACCCCGATTGCGAGGACTGCCGCCGGGTGAAGGAATTGCTCACCCTGTCCCCGGTTGTGAACGACCTGTTGGAGTCCGGCCGTCTGAAACTCCTCTCCGTGTGTGTGGAGGGCAAGACCCCCGCGTGGGAAAAGGCGGAATTTCCCGCCGGTTGGATAGATGGTTATGATGCCGATCAGCGGCTTACCCGCGAACAGGTGTACGACCTCAAGGCGATGCCCACCCTTTACCTGCTCGATGCGGAAAAACGGGTGATACTCAAGGACGCTTCGTTCGAGCAGGTGGAAGAACGGTTGTCCTGAAAGATGCCTCATGAAAGCCTATGAAGACATCCGGAAAAGACAGTAAGGAGAGCAACCGTTTCAGGGGCATCAGGCCGGAGACGGAGGAGAAATACCGCCGAGCGATCGAGATGTACGCTTCCACGGAGCTTTCCGGCTGTGAGATATGCCGTATCTGCGAAGTGACAGAATCGGGTTTCCGGTGTTACCTGACCAAGTACCACCGTGAACTCGTGCTGGCCCGTTACGCTATACTGTGCAGCAAAGAAGAGGCCGGGCAGATTAAGTTGGGACAGCTCCGGGGACAGTTGCCCGCTACCCGTGTCAAATACAAGGATACCATCGAGGCGTGCGGGAGCATGGAGCATATCGGATTGCACGTAAATTCGGGTTGGAAGGCACGAATCTGGGCAGGCAGCCGTGTACGCACTACCCCGAGATAATCGAATGGCGCGAGAAGGTGCG
Encoded proteins:
- a CDS encoding DUF5106 domain-containing protein, whose protein sequence is MKILNLTFFACLFCAGIVSCAYAQKQQEKTREFRLPDMPVTLTAPGDRAAYLSLHYWDHFDFADTSLISRPEITEQAFVDFISILPYTPKAQEAVDTLFRRALADREMLYHFISLGDKYLYEPNSPMHDEELHILFLRALVNHPGLEETDRIRPRHLLEMALKNRPGDVATDFTVVCRDGRSRRLSDIKAGYVLVYFNDPDCEDCRRVKELLTLSPVVNDLLESGRLKLLSVCVEGKTPAWEKAEFPAGWIDGYDADQRLTREQVYDLKAMPTLYLLDAEKRVILKDASFEQVEERLS